In Chitinophagales bacterium, one DNA window encodes the following:
- the recQ gene encoding DNA helicase RecQ: protein MQTVKKDGKLHLRDSLHEYFGFDNFKGDQEKIIQSVMNGEDTFVIMPTGGGKSLCYQLPAILLKGTAIIISPLIALMKNQVDQIRGYSSNDNIAHFLNSSLTKAQAKDVKKDLVRGVTKMLYVAPETLTKEENIDFLSGLDISFVAVDEAHCISEWGHDFRPEYRKIKGMIENMGNRIPIMALTATATPKVQSDILKNLDMSEKNIFISSFNRPNLYYEVRPKGKKEATLKQIVKFVKSMSGKSGIIYVLSRKSTEEIAEFLTVNGIRAAAYHAGLDAATRSGRQDQFLMEDIDVIVATIAFGMGIDKPDVRFVIHYNIPKSLENYYQETGRGGRDGLEGKCIAFYNYSDIVKLEKFMRDKSQSEREMGGHLLMETVAYAETSVCRRRFLLHYFGEKYDKDNCGKCDNCLHPKEQMEGKDYIKLLVQAVDAVHESFTINYIVDILCGNKHNQVTMFKHDQLPVFGAGKDHDDHFWNSVLRQALLHNLITKDIENYGVIRLSEKGRTFLQKPHSIMISINHDFDNLEDTEAEGGTSALDPTLLNMLKDLRKRYAKERNLPPFVLFQDPSLEDMATQYPTTLDELSRIMGVSKGKATKYGKPFVELIASYVEENDIEKPSEMVVKSVVNKSGIKVYIIQNIDKKIPLDTIAQGKGMKMDQLLEEMESIVSSGTRLNLDYYITDLIEEDRQEEVYDYFRTAHSDSLEDALEDLGKDNYSLEEIRLMRIKFMSEMAH, encoded by the coding sequence ATGCAAACCGTAAAGAAAGACGGCAAGCTGCATCTCCGCGACTCGCTGCATGAATACTTCGGTTTCGACAATTTCAAAGGCGACCAGGAAAAAATTATTCAGAGTGTGATGAACGGTGAAGACACCTTCGTCATCATGCCTACCGGCGGCGGAAAATCGCTCTGCTATCAGTTGCCGGCCATCCTGCTCAAAGGCACAGCCATTATTATATCGCCGCTGATTGCCCTCATGAAAAACCAGGTGGATCAAATACGCGGATACAGCAGCAATGATAATATCGCGCATTTTCTCAACTCATCCCTTACCAAAGCGCAGGCAAAAGATGTGAAGAAAGACCTCGTACGCGGCGTCACCAAAATGCTGTACGTAGCGCCGGAGACACTCACGAAGGAAGAGAATATTGATTTCCTGAGCGGGCTCGACATCTCCTTTGTGGCCGTGGATGAAGCACATTGCATCTCTGAATGGGGACATGATTTCCGGCCTGAATACCGTAAGATAAAAGGCATGATAGAAAATATGGGTAACCGTATACCCATCATGGCACTTACGGCCACCGCCACGCCAAAGGTGCAGTCTGATATCCTGAAAAACCTTGACATGAGCGAAAAGAACATCTTCATCAGCTCATTCAACAGGCCCAACCTCTATTATGAAGTACGGCCTAAAGGAAAGAAAGAAGCCACGCTGAAACAGATCGTGAAGTTTGTGAAGAGCATGTCGGGAAAATCGGGTATCATTTATGTGCTGAGCAGAAAGTCAACGGAAGAGATAGCGGAATTTTTAACGGTGAATGGTATCAGGGCCGCTGCCTATCATGCAGGCCTCGATGCGGCTACACGATCGGGCAGGCAGGACCAGTTCCTGATGGAAGACATTGATGTAATCGTGGCCACGATTGCTTTTGGCATGGGCATCGATAAACCTGATGTGCGTTTCGTGATTCATTATAACATTCCGAAATCACTCGAGAACTATTACCAGGAAACCGGCCGTGGCGGACGCGACGGGCTCGAAGGCAAGTGTATCGCTTTCTACAACTACAGCGACATCGTGAAGCTGGAGAAGTTCATGCGCGACAAATCGCAGAGCGAACGTGAGATGGGCGGGCACCTGCTGATGGAAACAGTCGCTTATGCCGAAACATCTGTATGCCGGCGCCGTTTCCTGCTGCATTACTTCGGTGAGAAATATGATAAAGACAACTGTGGCAAGTGCGACAACTGCCTGCATCCCAAGGAACAGATGGAAGGCAAAGATTACATCAAGTTGCTCGTGCAGGCTGTAGACGCCGTCCATGAAAGCTTTACCATCAACTACATCGTCGACATTCTCTGCGGCAACAAGCATAACCAGGTGACGATGTTCAAACATGATCAGCTGCCGGTTTTCGGCGCGGGCAAAGACCATGATGATCACTTCTGGAACTCTGTACTGCGGCAGGCTTTGCTGCATAACCTGATCACCAAAGACATTGAGAATTATGGTGTGATAAGGCTCAGTGAGAAAGGCCGTACGTTTTTACAGAAGCCGCATTCCATCATGATCTCCATCAATCATGATTTCGATAACCTGGAAGATACGGAAGCGGAAGGCGGCACGAGTGCCTTAGACCCGACACTGCTGAACATGCTGAAAGACCTGCGCAAACGATATGCGAAAGAACGTAACCTTCCGCCGTTTGTCCTGTTCCAGGATCCCTCGCTTGAAGATATGGCTACGCAATATCCCACCACGCTGGATGAACTCTCGCGCATCATGGGAGTGAGCAAAGGTAAAGCCACCAAGTATGGCAAACCTTTCGTGGAGCTGATTGCCTCTTATGTGGAAGAAAATGATATTGAGAAACCTTCTGAAATGGTGGTGAAGTCGGTGGTGAACAAATCAGGCATTAAAGTCTATATCATCCAGAATATCGATAAGAAAATCCCGCTCGACACCATTGCACAGGGTAAGGGTATGAAGATGGATCAGCTGCTGGAGGAAATGGAGTCCATCGTTTCATCCGGCACGCGCCTCAACCTCGACTATTACATCACCGATCTCATTGAAGAAGACCGGCAGGAAGAAGTGTACGATTACTTCCGCACTGCACATTCCGATTCGCTCGAGGATGCGCTGGAAGATCTCGGGAAAGACAATTATTCTTTGGAAGAGATACGATTGATGCGCATCAAGTTTATGAGCGAGATGGCACATTGA
- a CDS encoding mannose-1-phosphate guanylyltransferase, whose protein sequence is MKKHQFAVMLAGGIGSRFWPVSKSRMPKQFLDILGTGQSMMQMTYDRLLRNFSPDKIFVITNESYRDIAKQQLPALNDENLLLEPARKNTAPCIAYAGHKILSIDTNASFIITPSDHMILREDQYDKAVQQAMKVVQKRDIIITLGIRPTRPDTGYGYIQYMEDSGEDGVFKVKTFVEKPPLDIATTFYRSGDFLWNAGIFISNVRTLMNAYHHYLPEVNDVFKEIKKVYNTPGEKEFVAKAFSMCPNVSIDTAIMEKAKNVCVIPAQFGWSDLGTWASLYEQYAKDYLGNAVSGKNVMIYDSTNCMVMVPEKKMVVLQGMEDYIVVDTEEVLLICRKDQEQEIKQIVADIKRNKGDRFL, encoded by the coding sequence ATGAAAAAGCACCAATTCGCAGTGATGCTGGCCGGCGGAATCGGCAGCCGGTTCTGGCCCGTGAGCAAGAGCCGGATGCCAAAGCAATTCCTCGATATCCTTGGAACCGGGCAGTCGATGATGCAAATGACCTATGATCGTTTGCTACGCAACTTTTCGCCGGACAAGATATTTGTGATTACCAATGAGTCCTATCGCGACATAGCGAAGCAGCAACTGCCCGCGCTGAATGATGAAAACCTGTTGCTGGAACCTGCCCGGAAAAATACGGCGCCTTGTATCGCCTATGCCGGTCATAAGATATTGTCTATCGATACCAATGCCTCTTTCATTATCACACCCAGCGATCACATGATCCTGCGCGAAGATCAATATGACAAGGCCGTGCAGCAGGCGATGAAGGTGGTGCAGAAGCGTGATATCATTATAACGCTGGGCATCAGGCCCACCAGGCCCGATACCGGTTACGGATACATTCAGTACATGGAAGATTCAGGTGAAGATGGTGTCTTTAAGGTTAAAACTTTCGTGGAAAAACCACCGCTGGATATCGCCACCACTTTTTACCGGAGTGGTGATTTCCTCTGGAATGCCGGAATTTTTATCTCCAATGTGCGGACACTCATGAATGCATACCACCATTACCTGCCCGAGGTGAATGATGTTTTCAAGGAAATCAAAAAAGTATATAATACTCCGGGTGAGAAAGAATTTGTTGCCAAGGCTTTCTCTATGTGCCCGAATGTGAGTATTGATACCGCTATTATGGAAAAAGCTAAGAACGTCTGCGTGATTCCCGCGCAGTTTGGCTGGAGCGATCTTGGAACGTGGGCATCGTTGTATGAACAATATGCAAAGGATTATTTGGGCAATGCTGTATCCGGCAAAAATGTGATGATTTACGATTCCACCAACTGCATGGTGATGGTGCCGGAAAAAAAGATGGTGGTCTTGCAGGGAATGGAAGATTATATCGTTGTTGACACGGAAGAGGTGCTGCTCATCTGCCGCAAAGACCAGGAGCAGGAAATCAAGCAGATTGTAGCCGATATAAAGCGCAACAAAGGCGACCGGTTCTTATAA
- a CDS encoding DUF3267 domain-containing protein, whose amino-acid sequence MKIKPGELAENNYVLLEQLAHHELVPFIQTYIRKRTMYSVIYYLCNLLLLVLTGYFILDGYNLAGYNVGDRLTDFSYGIAIAFALVPLHEYIHVLAYKSQGAVNTSYAANLKKFYFMALADKFVADKKEFEVVALAPFVAITAMFSLLLCVAGEPWTLIITGILLAHTAMCSGDFGLLSYFACHRDKQVVTFDDVAGKTSYFYVRSNETKNGMIHNH is encoded by the coding sequence ATGAAAATAAAACCCGGTGAATTAGCGGAAAACAATTATGTGCTGCTGGAGCAACTGGCACATCATGAACTCGTTCCGTTTATTCAGACTTACATCCGTAAACGTACGATGTACTCCGTAATTTATTACCTGTGTAATCTGCTGCTGCTGGTACTTACCGGATATTTCATTCTTGACGGCTATAACCTGGCCGGTTACAATGTAGGTGACCGGCTGACTGATTTCTCTTATGGCATTGCCATTGCTTTTGCCTTAGTACCCCTGCACGAATACATTCATGTTTTGGCTTATAAATCGCAGGGAGCCGTCAATACTTCGTATGCAGCTAACCTGAAAAAATTTTACTTCATGGCCCTGGCCGATAAATTTGTCGCGGATAAAAAAGAATTTGAAGTGGTAGCACTTGCTCCATTTGTAGCCATCACGGCTATGTTTAGCCTGTTGCTCTGCGTTGCAGGTGAACCCTGGACATTAATCATTACCGGAATTTTATTGGCACATACGGCCATGTGTTCCGGAGATTTTGGCCTCCTCAGCTACTTTGCATGCCACAGGGATAAACAGGTAGTCACCTTCGATGATGTTGCAGGGAAGACATCATATTTTTATGTAAGAAGCAATGAAACAA
- a CDS encoding KpsF/GutQ family sugar-phosphate isomerase — MGLVKQLDSQFARLAEKIYQCNGRVVVTGIGKSAIIASKLVATFNSTGTSAMYMHAADAIHGDLGMIRDEDIIICISKSGESPEIKVLVPLVKNNGNLLAAIVGNTGSFLAKHADLVLDTTVSREACPNNLAPTASTTAQLAMGDALAVCLLKMRGFSTADFAKFHPGGALGRKLYLKVSDLYVQHQRPVVKESDTIQKVILEITSNRLGATAVVDKQGRITGIITDGDLRRMMEKKTLPEALTAKRIMGRRPLTVQKEELAINALELMRSHKITQVIVKDKNQYLGMVHVHDLLREGLV, encoded by the coding sequence ATGGGGCTGGTGAAGCAGCTGGACAGTCAGTTTGCCCGTCTGGCGGAAAAGATCTATCAATGTAACGGTCGTGTGGTGGTTACGGGAATCGGTAAGAGTGCCATCATTGCCAGTAAGCTGGTTGCCACATTCAATTCTACCGGAACATCTGCGATGTATATGCATGCTGCCGATGCCATTCACGGCGACCTCGGAATGATACGCGATGAAGATATCATCATCTGCATTTCAAAGAGCGGTGAAAGTCCGGAAATAAAAGTGCTGGTTCCATTGGTGAAAAATAACGGGAACCTGCTGGCAGCCATTGTGGGCAATACCGGCAGCTTCCTGGCAAAGCATGCCGATTTGGTCCTGGACACGACAGTGTCGCGTGAAGCATGTCCGAATAACCTGGCTCCAACTGCAAGCACAACGGCGCAGCTGGCCATGGGCGATGCACTGGCAGTATGCCTGTTAAAGATGAGGGGCTTTTCCACGGCGGATTTTGCCAAGTTTCATCCGGGTGGTGCATTGGGCAGGAAGCTGTATCTCAAAGTAAGTGATTTATATGTGCAGCATCAGCGTCCGGTGGTGAAGGAAAGCGATACTATTCAAAAAGTGATACTGGAAATTACTTCCAACAGGCTGGGCGCAACAGCTGTGGTGGATAAGCAGGGCAGGATTACCGGTATCATTACCGATGGAGATTTGCGAAGGATGATGGAAAAGAAAACGTTGCCGGAGGCACTTACGGCTAAGCGCATTATGGGCAGGCGTCCGCTCACTGTACAGAAAGAGGAGCTGGCGATCAATGCGCTGGAACTGATGCGCAGCCATAAAATCACACAGGTGATTGTGAAAGATAAGAATCAATACCTCGGCATGGTGCACGTGCATGATTTGCTGAGGGAAGGATTGGTTTGA